The genomic DNA GAACATTGCTTCTGTGCCTGGACGGATGGTGAAAAAGATTCTATGACCACTCAAACATGTAGTGCCAGAAAACGAGGCTGGCCATCTTTAACTTACTGTTATTGCATAAGAATATTTTTGTCTTCATGAATTTGGGTTAAAGTTCTATCGTTTTTAATTCTATATGCTTGAAATTGCATGAATACCGCTGAATTATTTTTTGTTCATTACAAGTTAAGGCAGGCGATACATCGCTGGAGAAATTGAAACCGGTAACAAAATTCAGCTGGCAATAAATGTATGGTAAAAATTTGCACAGCAAAAAAAGGGGTTAGACATTTCAGCTAACCCCCTGAATTTAATGGCACGCCCAGAAGGATTCGAACCTTCGACCTTCGGATTCGTAGTCCGACGCTCTATCCAGCTGAGCTATGGGCGCACGCTAATATCAAAAAATGGCGGAGAGAGGGGGATTCGAACCCCCGGTACACCTTTTGAGGCGTACAATCGCTTAGCAGGCGATCGCTTTCAGCCGCTCAGCCATCTCTCCGTTACTGCAATTAAAAATTAAGAGTGAAAAATGTGAGATTGCTTCATCCACCAAAGGCGGATTCGCAATGACAGTGTGAGCATTTTTCAAGGGTTACTTTTAATTCTTAATTCTACATTCTTAATTCTTATTGGCGGAGGGAGCAGGATTCGAACCCGCGAACCTTTCGGTTAACGGTTTTCAAGACCGCCGCCTTCGACCACTCGGCCATCCCTCCGTTGGTGTTATTATTATCGTACGAGAAAAATTCTGTCAACTCCCTTCATGTAGGGTCTCAGTACCTCGGGAATTATAACGCTCCCATCTTTCTGTTGATAGTTCTCTAAGATCGCCACCAGGGTTCTTCCAACAGCAAGTCCGGAACCGTTTAAGGTATGCACAAACTCCAACTTTCCACTCTCCTCGCGGCGGAACCTGATATTCGCCCGCCGGGCCTGGAAATCCTCGAAATTACTGCAGGATGAAATTTCTCTATATGTATCGTGTCCGGGGAGCCAGACCTCCAGATCGTACGTCTTGGCAGATGAAAAGCCTAAATCCCCCGTACAAAGATTGACCGTCCTAAAATGGATGTTGAGCCTTTTCAGTATTTCTTCCGCATTGAGAGTCAGCTTTTCCAGTTCGTCGTAGGATATCTCCGGTGTTGTGAACTTTACCATCTCGACTTTATTGAACTGGTGCTGTCTGATAAGTCCCCTTGTGTCCTTTCCATGGGAACCCGCTTCACTCCGGAAACAGGGCGAATAGGCGACAAAGTAACAGGGGAGATCCTTCTCATTCAGTATCTCTTCCCTGTATATATTGGTGACAGGTACCTCTGCTGTTGGAATGAGATAATATTCCATTCCTTCTATCTTAAAGAGATCCTCGGCAAATTTGGGGAGCTGTCCTGTCCCTGTCATACTTGCCTTGTTCACCATAAAGGGTGTTAAGACTTCGGTATAGTTATGCTCAGAGGTGTGGAGGTCGAGCATAAAATTTATCAGGGCCCGTTCCAACGTCGCGCCCAGACCGCGATAGAGCGTAAACCTCGCCCCTGTAATGCTGGCACCCCTTGCAAAATCGAGAATACCGAGACTCTCCCCTATTTCCCAGTGAGGTTTCGGTTCAAAATCGAATACGGGTTTTTCTCCCCACTCCCTCACAATAGGGTTATCTTCCTCACCTGTTCCATACGGAACAGATTCGTGCTGAAGATTCGGAATTATCATCATCAGATTATTGAGATTCTCCTCGGTATCCTTGAGAGATTCGTCAAGTTCTTTTATCCGGGCAGAGACCTCGCTCATCCTGTTCACAAGTTCCGATGCATCTTCTCCGTTCTTCTTCTTCTGGCCTATTTCCTTTGAGACACTGTTCCTCTCACTCCTCAGCGTTTCAACTTCCTGCAGGATATCTCTTCTCCTGGAATCAAGGCTGCTAAAACCGTCTAAGTCAATATCTGCATCCCTTTCCAGCATCTTCCTTCGGACAAAATCGATGTTCTGCCTTAAAACTTTAATATCCAGCATAGGTTAACCTTTCATTTTTGGTTCTTCTCCCGATTAGTTGATGCAAAGGGTTCGAGGATTCAAGGGGTCGAGTGTTTTGTAAATTTCTAAACATAGATGATAGTGCCTTTACTAAACTTTTAACTCTTTATAATTCTTAAGCATTTCACTCGAACCCTTGACCCCTTGAATCCTTATGATCCTACCAACTCTTTTGGAGATGATCCTCATTTTTATGTTCTTAACCGGAGGGATTTTCCCCTACCATTTTGCCCCCATGAAGTCAATTTTTTTATAAGCTTATCTGCCGGCCGGTCTGAAAATCTTACCCGGTAATTCTATTGAAGCTTAACAATTAAATAAAGATCTCCGGAGGACCCTCCCCCGATGTCGGGAAGACCCTTGCCCTTAAGCTTCAATCTTGTGCCGTTTTTAACGCCCGGGGGCACCTTTACGGACAATTTTTCTGACCTGTCGTCATCTCTCCTGTAAGATATTACGATTTCCTTACCTGATGATGCCTCCATCATGGAAAGAGTAATATTATAATTTACATCCCTACCCTTCCCCGCAACAGTTGAAATCTTGTGAGGAGCAGAACCTGAAAGTTTTTTTAACACAAACTTGCTTGCCTTCTGGATGATGTTTTCAAAAACACCGGTGGGCTGTATTTTTGTGCGAAAGCTCTCATCTACTTGCCCTCGTGCACTGTTTCGGAATGTATGAATTTTAGTTCCGCCCGGCCCGGTGAAGAAAACGCCGCCGAAGAAAACTCCACGGCCTCTGAAGAAAACCTCATTAAAGAAATTTTCATCAAACCTGACCCCCTGCCTTTGAAATTCGTTCTGCAGTTCGCTGAACATATCTTTTGTCCGGGGATTGTTGAACATTTCCCTGAAGATGTCTTCCTGATTATAATAAAAACCTTTATCGGCACTGGTATAACCATAACGGGCATCTTCCCGGTAGAACTGTTCATACTGTCTTCTTTTTCCCTTGTCCATAAGGACACCATAGGCCTCAGCGATATCCTTAAAACGTTCTTCCGCCTCCTTGTTTCCCGGGTTTCTGTCAGGGTGGTATTTCAGGGCAAGATGCCTGTATGCCTTTTTTATTTCTTTTTCTCCAGCATCTTTACTAACGCCCAGTATTTTATAATAGTTTTTTGTTGTCATTACTGGTCTTCCTTACTATCCGCAGATTGTCATTTATTACTATATGTTCTTCTCTTTACGATTTCAAAAATTTTCATAATCTCAGTGCTTTTCAACATAAAGGAAATGATTAAAAATGTTATCAGTCCAACCGCCACTCCCGATATTAGCACCAAAAACCTTTCGTTAAATGTCCCCTCATTATTCCATGGAAGAATATAATTGACAAGGGATAGTGTCCCCCACATTGCCAGGGACGCCAAGACAGTCTTAAAGACAGAATCCCTGAATTCTTCGTCTAAAAACGGTCCGATCCTCCTCTTGAGGACGAAAAATAATATTATAATATTTACGGCAGATGCAACGGAAGTAGCAAGTGCCAATCCTCCGTGCTTCATGGGATACATCAGCATAACGCTTAAGATGATATTCACGATCAGGGCTATAATTGCGACCTTCACAGGGGTTTTTGTGTCCTGTAATGAATAGAATGCCGAAACAACCACCCTGATTGCCGAAAATGCCCAGAGGCCGACGGCATAATAGAGCAGTGCCTGCGCTGTGAGGATTGTTGACTGATGATCAAATTCTCCTCTCTGGAATAGAACCGATATTATCGGGATGCGGAGCGCAATCATAGCAATCATCGCCGGAATGGTGATGAAGAAAATCAGCCTCAGCGAAAATGAAATGGTTTTCTTCATCTCTTCGAGGTCACCGCTTGAGGCCTGTTCCGACAGAGTGGGAAGGGATGCCGTTCCCACGGCTATGGCGAAAACACCGAGAGGAAGCTGCACGATCCTGTCGGCATAGTACAGATATGATACGCTCCCGCCGGGAAGAAGAGATGCGAGGAGGGTGCTTATGAATATGTTGAGCTGATAGACCGCTGCCCCGAACACCGCAGGGAGCATGAGTGTTCCTATTCTCTTAATACCGGGATGTTTGAAGTCAAAACCGGGACGGAGTTTTACGCCCACCTTTGTTAAAAAAGGAAACTGCATGGCAAGTTGAAGAACACCCCCGATCAGTACACCGACGGCCAGCGATATTATCGGTTCCGGAAACAGATTGCGGAGGAGAACGGCGGAACCTATGATAGAGATGTTGAGTACGACCGGAGCAAGGGCCGGTGCGGCAAAATGCCTGAGGGAATTGAGGATCCCCATACAGAGCGCAACCAGAGAGATAAAGAAAATGTAGGGGAACATGAGCCGGGTGAGAAATACCGTCAGTTCATACTTGTCGGGCACCCTGGAAAACCCTGGTGCTATTATCTTAACTATCAGAGGGGAAAAGAGGATGCCAGCCAGCGAGACAATTACAAGTATGATGGAAAGCAGGGTAAATACCGTATTGGCCAGCCCTAACGCATCTTCCTTAGACTTTTTTTTCAGGTATTCGGTAAAGACGGGAACGAAAGATATAGTAAGGGATCCTTCGGCAAAGAGACGCCTTAAGAGATTCGGTATCCTGAAAGCAACAAAAAAAGCGTCCGTGGCTAAACCGGCTCCGAAAAACCCGGCGACTACCATGTCTCTGATGAAGCCGAATATCCTGCTGAGAAGCGTTGCCGCGCCGACAACCCCAGCTGCTTTAGCGACCCGTCTATTTTCCGTTTCTCTATGCATGGCAAGCTCTGAGTTCAAAGTTCTGGGTTCTGAGTTCCGGGTTCAGGGTTTCGATTTGAATTTTGAACTCAGAACTCTGAACTCGGAACTTGTTAATCCTGATACGGCGATGGTTTTTTTCTTCGATTTGTGTCCGGCAATGATAGCAACCCGGGATTTTCTGACACCGAGTTTACCGGCAATGAATTTTATACACTCTTCGTTAGCCTTCCCCTCGACAGGCGGAGCGGTAATCTTTATTTTAAGGGCATCTTCCTGAATTTCTACGAGCTCACATCTTGATGACCTTGGTACAACCCTGATGTTGAAAACAACACCATCTTTAGTTTCCTTAATCGGCAACATAATTGCTATGGTCTCGGCAGGTTTTTACTCTTACATTTTTAAGTAAGCAGCTATGTCCAGAATACTCTGTACCAGAAACGTGTTTAAGAAATAAATAGCCGCGATGACAATCATAGGGGAAATATCTATTCCCATGCCCCTTAAGGGAATCCATCTCCTTATCGGGGAGAGGACAGGTTCTGTAATCTGGTAGAGGAATCTTATGATAGGATTATAGGGATCGGGATTAACCCATGAGATAACCGCCCTGATTATTATTACCCACATATAGAGATTGAGCCCCATATAAAGAATCTTGGCGAATGCCTCTAAAAGATTTCCCAGTATGAACATGATTTCTCCTAATCAGCTTGTTTTATGGATACTTACCATAATGTCCTCCAAATATGTAGTGCAATTTGCAAATTGACTGTTTTTAATTTATCATTGGCAATAAATAGTTTAATCTTCTATAATTCTATTCTAAAAGGTCTCGAGAGGAGGAAACGAAGCGAAATGTTAAAAGGTAAGAAGATAAGTATTATAGGCGGTGGGAAAATGGGAGAGGTTCTCACCAGCGGCGTTATTTCAGGCGACCTGATTTCCCCTGAAAGTATAACGGTTTCCGATATATTACCAGAAAGGCTGGGCTATCTTGAAGAGAAGTACTGGGTCAAGGTAACAGCAGACAACAAAAAGGCAATAAAAAATGCAGATATCGTTATTCTTGCAGTAAAACCCCAGAATATGGCGGATGTTCTTGAAGATATGTCCGATATGATTGATAAGACCACGCTGATCATATCAATTGCAGCCGGTATAACCATAAAATTCATAGAAAAATATTGCAAAAAGAATGTACGTATAATCAGGGCTATGCCGAATACACCGGCATTAGTCGGTGAAGGGGCCACGGCACTTGCACTTGGAAATAATGCAACTGAAGATGATCTTGCCCTGGCTCGTCATATTTTCAGCTCTGTAGGGATTACGGTCATCGTAAAGGAAGACCTTATGGATGCTGTAACCGGGCTTAGTGGAAGTGGTCCTGCTTATGCATTTATAATAATTGAAGCGCTATCAGATGCCGGTGTTAAAATGGGTCTGAGCAGGGATATCGCCCTGACTCTGGCAGCACAGACTCTCCTCGGCGCTGCAAAACTCTGCCTTAAAGGAGATAAACACCCGGCAGAGTTGAAGGATATGGTTACTTCTCCGGGAGGTACAACCATTGCAGGAATAAAGGCAATTGAAGAGGGCAAACTCAGGGCAACCCTTATGTCTGCCGTAGAAGAGGCGACCCTCCGCTCCAAGGAATTGGGGAAAATGTAGTTGATGGTTTTCAGGATTGAATCTCCCCGCAACAAGTTGCGGGAAATGCGCTCGCTGTTCAGTTCAAAGATCAGCTTTTAAATATATTAACAATTTTACTGATTATTTTTAATCGACCGTTTTCTTTTCTGGGTGAATTCTCGGGGGCATCCTGTTTGTCGACTGAAACGCTATTTCCTTCTCGACCTTCATCTTTTTTTATAGCCGATTCGCGTTTTGTGTTATCGTATCCCTGTTTTCTGAATTCCGATGTCCCTCCGCGCAACTTTATTTTAGATTGATTATTTTCACGTACGGGCGGTCCTTCCGGCGCCACTTCTTTTTTGACAAATTCAAATTTTGACTTTCCCCATTCTATGTCCGGGCTCCCTGATATATGAATGGCCGTATCGTAAAAACCTTCGAACTTACCGATTTCAATTCTCTTTTGATTCAACAAATAATCTGCCACTTCATACGGAAGGATAATTTTAATCGCGGAAAAATCTCCCTTCACAGCTTCTGATTTAATTTTCCTGAATACACCAAGTGCAGTGTATCCTAATGACGGTCGCAGGCCGCTCCCCTTGCAGTGAGGACAGGACGTATAGCTTATTTCCTGTATTGTGGATTGTTTTTTCTGTCTCGACAACTCAAGGAGGCCGAACTTGGATATCTTTGAAAGTTGTATCCTGGATCTATCCAGACTCAAGGCTTCTTTAAATGCCCTTTCCACTGCTGCGTTATGCTTATTATCGACCATATCTATGAAATCGATTACAATCAGCCCCCCCAGATCTCTCAATCTGAGCTGCCTGGCTATCTCCTCGGCCGCTTCGAGGTTTGTCTGAAAGGCAGTCTGTTCAATATTTTTTTTGTTTAAAGAGCGCCCTGAATTGACATCTATTGTTATCATTGCCTCCGTGGGATTTATAACAATAGACCCACCTGATTTCAGGGCTACACGTTCCCTGTAGATTGCTGCTATCTGATCCTCGAGTTCATATTTGTTGAAGATCGGAGTCTTCTCGTTGTAATGCTTGATTATCTTAATGCTTCTCGGAGAAACGATCTTGCAGTAATCTTTAATTTTTCTGAACATTTCAATATCGTCGACCCGGATTTCGCTGATATCGGGGTTAAAATAATCCCGCAGCGAGCGGACCCCGAAGTCGCTTTCCTGATAGATTAGTGACGGCGCACGAGCCGTTTTGGCCTTTTCCTGTAAGTTATTAAATAATCTTAGAAGACGGTGGTAGTCACTTGAAAGCTCTCTTTTTTTCCTGTGTATCCCTGCCGTACGGACGATATAACCGATCTTCTCATCCTTATTTATCTCATCCATCAATTCCTTCAGTTTTTTGCGATCCGCCTCATCCTCTATCTTTCGAGATATACCGCCACTCTGTTTGTCGGGCATCAAGACAAGATACCGTCCCGCCAGCGACATGTAAGTGGTAAGCATCGCCCCTTTCCGTTCAGTCTCTTCCCTTTGTACCTGAACCAGTACTTCTTGACCGGCTTTAAGTACAGGTTTTCGTTCCGACATATCTTTCTTTTCTTCTATCA from Syntrophales bacterium includes the following:
- the proC gene encoding pyrroline-5-carboxylate reductase, whose translation is MLKGKKISIIGGGKMGEVLTSGVISGDLISPESITVSDILPERLGYLEEKYWVKVTADNKKAIKNADIVILAVKPQNMADVLEDMSDMIDKTTLIISIAAGITIKFIEKYCKKNVRIIRAMPNTPALVGEGATALALGNNATEDDLALARHIFSSVGITVIVKEDLMDAVTGLSGSGPAYAFIIIEALSDAGVKMGLSRDIALTLAAQTLLGAAKLCLKGDKHPAELKDMVTSPGGTTIAGIKAIEEGKLRATLMSAVEEATLRSKELGKM
- a CDS encoding DUF167 domain-containing protein; protein product: MLPIKETKDGVVFNIRVVPRSSRCELVEIQEDALKIKITAPPVEGKANEECIKFIAGKLGVRKSRVAIIAGHKSKKKTIAVSGLTSSEFRVLSSKFKSKP
- the serS gene encoding serine--tRNA ligase, whose product is MLDIKVLRQNIDFVRRKMLERDADIDLDGFSSLDSRRRDILQEVETLRSERNSVSKEIGQKKKNGEDASELVNRMSEVSARIKELDESLKDTEENLNNLMMIIPNLQHESVPYGTGEEDNPIVREWGEKPVFDFEPKPHWEIGESLGILDFARGASITGARFTLYRGLGATLERALINFMLDLHTSEHNYTEVLTPFMVNKASMTGTGQLPKFAEDLFKIEGMEYYLIPTAEVPVTNIYREEILNEKDLPCYFVAYSPCFRSEAGSHGKDTRGLIRQHQFNKVEMVKFTTPEISYDELEKLTLNAEEILKRLNIHFRTVNLCTGDLGFSSAKTYDLEVWLPGHDTYREISSCSNFEDFQARRANIRFRREESGKLEFVHTLNGSGLAVGRTLVAILENYQQKDGSVIIPEVLRPYMKGVDRIFLVR
- the murJ gene encoding murein biosynthesis integral membrane protein MurJ gives rise to the protein MHRETENRRVAKAAGVVGAATLLSRIFGFIRDMVVAGFFGAGLATDAFFVAFRIPNLLRRLFAEGSLTISFVPVFTEYLKKKSKEDALGLANTVFTLLSIILVIVSLAGILFSPLIVKIIAPGFSRVPDKYELTVFLTRLMFPYIFFISLVALCMGILNSLRHFAAPALAPVVLNISIIGSAVLLRNLFPEPIISLAVGVLIGGVLQLAMQFPFLTKVGVKLRPGFDFKHPGIKRIGTLMLPAVFGAAVYQLNIFISTLLASLLPGGSVSYLYYADRIVQLPLGVFAIAVGTASLPTLSEQASSGDLEEMKKTISFSLRLIFFITIPAMIAMIALRIPIISVLFQRGEFDHQSTILTAQALLYYAVGLWAFSAIRVVVSAFYSLQDTKTPVKVAIIALIVNIILSVMLMYPMKHGGLALATSVASAVNIIILFFVLKRRIGPFLDEEFRDSVFKTVLASLAMWGTLSLVNYILPWNNEGTFNERFLVLISGVAVGLITFLIISFMLKSTEIMKIFEIVKRRTYSNK
- a CDS encoding YggT family protein; translated protein: MFILGNLLEAFAKILYMGLNLYMWVIIIRAVISWVNPDPYNPIIRFLYQITEPVLSPIRRWIPLRGMGIDISPMIVIAAIYFLNTFLVQSILDIAAYLKM
- a CDS encoding Rne/Rng family ribonuclease, coding for MRKKMLINAIDEEQSRMAIVGSDGKLAEYNIQMSIKERTTGNIYKGIVVKVERGLQAAFVDYGGSRNGFLPLHDVSSKYLIEEKKDMSERKPVLKAGQEVLVQVQREETERKGAMLTTYMSLAGRYLVLMPDKQSGGISRKIEDEADRKKLKELMDEINKDEKIGYIVRTAGIHRKKRELSSDYHRLLRLFNNLQEKAKTARAPSLIYQESDFGVRSLRDYFNPDISEIRVDDIEMFRKIKDYCKIVSPRSIKIIKHYNEKTPIFNKYELEDQIAAIYRERVALKSGGSIVINPTEAMITIDVNSGRSLNKKNIEQTAFQTNLEAAEEIARQLRLRDLGGLIVIDFIDMVDNKHNAAVERAFKEALSLDRSRIQLSKISKFGLLELSRQKKQSTIQEISYTSCPHCKGSGLRPSLGYTALGVFRKIKSEAVKGDFSAIKIILPYEVADYLLNQKRIEIGKFEGFYDTAIHISGSPDIEWGKSKFEFVKKEVAPEGPPVRENNQSKIKLRGGTSEFRKQGYDNTKRESAIKKDEGREGNSVSVDKQDAPENSPRKENGRLKIISKIVNIFKS
- a CDS encoding DnaJ domain-containing protein → MTTKNYYKILGVSKDAGEKEIKKAYRHLALKYHPDRNPGNKEAEERFKDIAEAYGVLMDKGKRRQYEQFYREDARYGYTSADKGFYYNQEDIFREMFNNPRTKDMFSELQNEFQRQGVRFDENFFNEVFFRGRGVFFGGVFFTGPGGTKIHTFRNSARGQVDESFRTKIQPTGVFENIIQKASKFVLKKLSGSAPHKISTVAGKGRDVNYNITLSMMEASSGKEIVISYRRDDDRSEKLSVKVPPGVKNGTRLKLKGKGLPDIGGGSSGDLYLIVKLQ